The DNA region CATAGGAATTTGGTCCAACTCATCGGTTGGTGCCATGACAATAACGAGTTCCTCATTGTGTATGAGTTCCTTCCAAATAAGAGTCTCGATTACCATCTACATAGAGAGCCATGCTTGTTGACACGGGATACAAGGTATAAAATCGCCATGGGAGTGGCCTCAGCGTTGTTCTATTTGCAAGAAGAATTTGACCAATGCATGCTGCATCGAGACATCAAGTAATGCATGTTCTGTTGGATTTGAGTTTCAATGTCTAGCTTGGTGACCTTGGGTCGGCTAGGGTTGTTGACCATGGACAAGGGTCTCAAACAACTGAGGTTATGCTCGGGACGGACGGTTATATAGCACCCGAGTGTCTTGACACATACAAAGCCATTAAAGAATCCGATGTATATAGCTTTGGTATTGTTGCCTTAGAAATAGCCTCCGGGAAGAAGGCCATTGCTTTAATCGAAAGGAACGGCCAGAGATTCAAAACAAAACTGGTGGAATGGGTTTGGGAACTATATGGGAAAGAGAGTCTTTTTGATTCTGCAGACCCAAGATTGTCTGGCAATTACGACATGGAACAAATGGAACGGCTGCTCTTAGTTGGGCTGGCTTGTGCTCACCCAAACTATTTTGACCGCCCATCTATAATGCAGGCAGTCGACATCCTTTCTTTCAAAGCAGCACTGCCCATGCTACCACCGGAGATGCCGGTTCCAGCATAATTGCAGCTACAATATTATTACATCTTCAACATTTATTTCATCCCATAGCAACGTCTCCAGCAGAAGCCAAACTCAAAGTTCAGGCACTGCTTCAAGTATCCATTCCTTGAAAGGATAAAACAAGGACTCCAGCCAGGTGGAAGCCAAGCTGTGAGTTCTTGTAGTTAACTTCATTGTCAATTTATTGTTTTCCAGTTTTGATGCTTTGTTACATTACATCCATGGTTTCTACACTTTTTGTATTGTTGTTTTCATTGGCTATGAAGATCACTATTTGTCTTGTAATTGTTagagtaaactattaaaatagtcacttttgtctctctcagattacattttagtcatttatgtttgaaatgttacgttttaataatttatgttaacatgttgtaatattttagtcattgagcgtTAATTGTTATTAATGAGGTAACGCTAAGCTAatgtgacacgttaaatcattatttcaaatgaaaattttaggttaaattatataattgatctcaatttttttttcattttgagcaatttattctttttcttttatgttaaaagagatggagaggagaaaaatagaggaaaaaaatttactcaaaacgaaaaaaatatggggattaattgtataatttaacctaaaacttttgcttgaaatgatgaattaACATGTCACGTCAACTTACCTTTATACCGTTAACAGCAATTAATAGCTCAGTAACTAAAATGTCACAATacgttaacgtaagtgactaaaacataacatttcaaatataaataactaaaatgtaaactgaaaaaaataaaagtgacAATTTTAATAGTTTTCCGTTGTTATTATTTTCAAAGTGTAATAATTGCTTTGTTATTAATAGTCTCGAGTGGgtaattgttttaattatatcaCCATAGCCATAGCTGTAAACTATCTTCCcatcttaatttaattatttctaaatGTAATTATTTATGGGAGAGTCCCTACTCAGTTCTTCTAATATCAAGTTATTAAAGAATGGACCAatcaagtccctatacttttaaaaTGAAAGCAATTTGGTAAAATAATTAAGGGTGTTAACAAAAATCATCCAAAATAGTGATAACATTGATGAAGATgactaaaataaatatgataattaataataaaattgtacaGGTAGTGAATATTAATTTGTTATAAAAGCCGACATGTGGCTTTTAAAAGagatattttgatttaattaattaattaactacaaacaaaaattggaaaattttagagaaaaaaacaGTCCACTAAAGTGTTTCTTTATTTTCAATGGAATCAACTTTTACTCAATTGTAAACCCCGTGTTGGTATAATAGTTAAAATATTCACCATTTCAAACGTAGTCTAAGTTTAAGTTGTATTAAAGTTTTACCTTCTTGTAattcatttaaaagaaaaaaaaactttataaaactaatcatattttatttattttctaaagtaattagtaaattaaagtaaaaaaaaacacacacacacaattttagttttttttacaatatattaATATTAGATGCATgtattttttctaattaaaattcacattatattaaaattaattaatttattatattctaGACATAATTGTCTGGGTAAAcaatcaaaatagtcacttttatttacctcaggttacattttagtaatttatatttgaaatgttaagttttagtcatttatgttatcGCGTTGTAACATTTTATTCACTAAGCCATTAATTATCGTTAATAGTGTAATGGTAAGCTggcgtggcacgttaaatcatcatttcaaacaaaaattttagattaatctATACAAccagtccctatatttttttgttttgagcaatttaattttttcttttatgtcttttttctaatttccttttttttcttcttttttttcattctcttttatttctctctattttcctcccttctctatttcttttaatgtaatttttttatgctttctatttgttaaaactagtctctatacttttatttttttaacaatttaattttttcgagtgaggcaagcttgtggactagttttaataaatgtaaaacatagaaaaactactttaaaagaaatgaagaagggagaaaaataggagaagaaggagaagagaatggaaaataaaaaaaaaggaaagtgaaaagaacataaaagaaaaaaattaaattgctcaaaatgaaaaaatatagggatcaattgtagaatttaacctaaaattttcgtttaaaatgatgatttaacgtgtcacatCAGCTCTCTATTACACTGTTAACGAAAATTAACGACTCAGTGATTAAATGTTACAAcgcgataacataagtgactaaaacataacatttcaaacatgagtaaataaaatgtaatctgaggtaaacaaaagtaactattttaatAGCTTACGCTTATTTTCAATATCATGTTAAATTTGTGCCAACATACATGTTATGTCAAAATTTTGGATGATTTCTTTTAATACTGTTATCAATTTTACCAacttgtttcaattctaaaagTACTTAATATTAGAGGAATTATACACAAGTAATTTCACCAAAAGCCCCGGAATAAAATTAGAAAGGTGCTTATAACATTTAAAGTTCGACTCCAATAATCACAATAAATTGATTTTGACGATAATGATTTTAgattatcaaatttaaatttattatttcaaaattaagaataaaaaaccaattataaaaaaaattatgaataattgaatattaattttCTTGGAAATTAAAATGGATCATTCGAAATCCAAGTTCTTATGTCACGGGACTAGAATATGCGCAAGTCATGACACTTAAACATCTACTTCTTCAATACTTcaatcttcttttattttttattttttgtaaatttggatCATAATCTACCCTTGAGGAAGCTGGTGCATAGTTTCTTCCATGCATCTTTATCAGGCTCCATTTTCCCCATATTTGCTTTCAAATCATCAGCATATGAGTCCTGCATTTGATACGTAAAACCCTTcaaaatctttttatttattcttcACGATTCAACCATTAAATAACAATCGATTTACCACAATGAAATCGCGTTGGCTGAGCCGATCGATGAGGTGAACAAGAATGTCTTTAGTGTATTCAGGGTGACCTTGAATGCCCATGATATGATTCCCATATCGAAACATCTCGACCCCAGTTTTCTCGGACCATGCAATCACCTCTGCTTTCGGCGGAAGTTCTCGGACCTATGGTAGTACATTAGAAgggaaaaaaatcattaatttaaatcTCGAAACAATAGATTATCGAATTTTCTTCTTGGAAAAATCGACAAACCTCGTCACGGTGGCACTCGATGATGGAAAGAGTGGTTGGGATTTTCAAAGACGAGAAGAGCTTTGATGAAGATGATGAGAAATGAATGGTTGTAACACCAATGTCCCAACCGGTGATGGCACGGCCTGTCTTTCCTCCCAGTGCACGGCTAAGAACCTTATGATAGTTAAGAAAAGTGAACATTTAGGTCAAAGAAATAATAGGTATGGATAGTATTACATTGTATGAATCATATGGAGAAAATATACGTGCGGTGCAATTGGTAGGAAATTTAGAAAATCTCACAATCTTTTTTTAATTAGATCAATGATCAAATCAACCAAATcactaattattaatttaattggttaaatttgatttaatacatTTAATCACTCATTCAATTAATTTACACAATCAATTGATTGAATTCCATCGGTATTCAGCCGATGAGATGTGAGTCCAATAACTTTGCTGCTGACAACCCCAACTAACCCTGCCTACTAGCAAttcatattaatgaaataaataaaggcaGCTTTTGTTTAAATCCATATGCTGAGACTGCCAACCAGCACCTGAGTTGTCGACATTATCATTCATTcgtttttcatatatatatataacctctaCAGTTCCTAGGGTCATCCAtaatttaattaaggttaaattctgctattaagTCCCTGTTTTTCGTAAAAGTTATGAATTTTGTATACATTACTTTggctatttttaattttttatttttaaaattttaattttcacttaaCAATAATTGTTATATTCCAGCTAAACTAGGGTAAAAATAATCTTACCCAATACTTGactcatttaaaaaataaaacttaaattttatctaaatttatttttatttaaatcctcTCACTTTTTGAATTGTGCTAGTGACTTGGTTGATCATTAATTGTGGACCTttagtaaagaaaacaaaatgttaATTAAGTGGTCAATAATGAGATTTggtgaagaaagaagaaaaaggcaAAACAAACATAACCCATGCCCAATAAGTGATTATTTtctttcacttcacaattaaGGTTCGGCCTTTGGCCTTTGGCCTTTAGTGAAAAAATTtgtattcaaattttaattaatattacttttttataccatttttggaaaacttttgtatcataataaaagaataaacaaaGGTGTTTGGCTTTTGGTTATTTTTTGCACAGTTTAACCAATGGACACCATACAATTCATCCTTTAAGCCTTTCTACAGACAAGAAAAGTGGCATAAGATTGAAAATGTTGGtccataattaaaaataaaaacctcCAAATTAGATGGAAAGTATGTCGGTACACTATGGTTTATGGACCACTCAATATTTAATATCCCCTCATTAATATAATTGATGGATACTGTGACCAATAATATTTATCAATGTAtagaattatatataattttgctCTAACTtataaataagataataatatattttaatataatcgAACTCACGTCATATTGtattgataaaattatatttttattaaataaatgaaatgaataatattattaataatatgttataaatattatttttgccgTGCATATTATcataatatagtaataataaaggagtagagaaaataattaaatgttaattacttaaattaaaatataccAACCTGGTGACCAAAGCAAATGCCGAGGACTTTTCTATTCAAAGAATCCAACTTTTTCAAAAGCGAAACCAGCCGACATATCCAAGCGTCATTGCCGTGCGCGTCATTGCAACTCCCCGTTATAACGAAGCCATCAAAGCGATCAACTTGTTCGTCGTCGGGGAACTCACCGTTGGCCACCCTGAACACGTCCCAAGTCTCGCCTTCCTCAGCCAGCATTTCAACGAAAACACCGTAGTAACCGCCGTACCTCTTTTTAACGTACTCTGAATCCTCAGCACACAGAAGAACAGCAAATCTCTTCCCACCACCCATTATATATTATCTCCCTTATATCTCTATAATCAACAGAGTAGGGTTTTTAATGGGAGAGAAATGGATGGAGATGTTGAAGAAgggtttctttctttttgctttgctcttcttcttcttcttcttcttctttctcttaaACAACTTGTGGGAATGTAAAGTTTATTTGGGATTTCTTATAAAGGAGTAAGGTGAAGAAATTGGGCATGGTTGGTGACTTGAATTACATAAATAGCCTTATATCATTAAAACTATTCtttatttgtttataaaaaaaatctttattctATACTAATTACTATGTAAATCAAATCATTCTGTATATTTTGAATTacattttgattcttttattaaaaaataatcgaattaatttttatttatttaatgaaagtgtaaaataatttttttattgtcaaatatttattttaatatttgatcaTCGATTAAGTTTAGTTGAGTTGACACCATTATTGTTGTAACATACACATGACGTGTGTTAAATCACGCTTAACCATGTATTATTTTTAGATTTGGCATGTTATAGGTATTAAGAATTGTATAAcgatattttatatattagacATAATAATAAACTTAATCATCAATTTTTAaacctttattcaatttaatccttccaTTTGAagcaaattttcaataaaaataagtaaagTTGGGAAATGACCAAATACATTGAAGATAAACTTATTTCTCTTGTTTTCGGCATAACATTATTGCTAGACTTCATTTTATTGTGCGTTTATATATTGCTTTGTTAATTTGCATTAAATTAGACAGTTAATTGCTAATAGATTGGTATTCATGATGTGAGCCTAGCAAATTAAAGATAGTTATGAATGTTGGGATGTACTTGtataaataatgaaaacaaaatggtaaaaaagaattaataaaaattttatgtgaaaaattcCTTCGAAGAGAATAAAAATTATGACAAAAGAGGCATTGACTTAACATTAATGGAGTAAACAAATCGAGAGTACAATGATAATACAAAACCCAAGCCCCAAATACAAAACTCACACCCAAAGCTCTCACAAAAGAGGTTtcacaaaattctctcaaactctcaccaaaacttcATATGTAACTACATCTTGTCGCCTTCAAAGAAAAGTCCTTGTTGATTGGCATGTCTAAATTAAGGTTTCAAATACCCTTTAAATAGGTTCAATATTAAGggctaaaatgactaaaataacccTAAAATAATCAGAGTCCAATTGGAAGAAGAAGTCTTGTTGAGTTGTACAAAACATGGTTGCATAACATCAGGAATCATCATGACGTGCTAGCTCTCCTTGTCACGATGTCGTCGCCACATCCATAACCAAAAACTATCACACCGTCCCAACATCAGGGACGCCTTTGTCCCAACATCGAGCCTGTTTTGACGTCGTCGGTtgatatgtgttttttttttgaatattttactaTACATTTATACGacacttaaaaatatcctaataCTATTTGTGGAGTATAAAAATTCTACTAACAATATACTaaataattttccaaaataaatataacaattgcttttgtgaaatttttagtttcatttcTCTTTTCATATTAAAAACAACCAATTCCTCAACAACAAGaaattgacaaaatatataaataaattatcataATTAGGTTCAATGGTGGTTGAATTGAATTCATATGATAAAATTAAGGTGTAATAGcaataaatttattaagttactatacttttatgaaaaaaaataagactAAGGCCTTGTTTGATAAGCAATTGAAAAACTTAAATcaaatgaaaattaatattttgggtgatttaattttttaagcacatttggtcatccaaaataaaaaaataaattataaaaccttTTCAACAAATAAGTGTAAAAAATAATACGTATATAAGGATCTATTTATCACTTAATATGAagtttttctcaatttttttattttatttcttttaatattatccTTCAATtactttacttttaaaattttaaaaattgccTTTAGCAAACATACTAATTACATTCCACATTTAGTTTTaacaaatatatcaaataaattttataaattaaattcagtgcttaatttttcagtttatcaaacaacccctaaaaatgttaaaaaagtaAAGTTGTAGATAACAAGGACAATAGAGTAAAATTTACTTTTAGGTAACCTCATATCCTGTCAACTAAACACTTGAACCTTACATTTCAGTCAAACAAACCAAATGAGGTAAACTTACATTCTCATAATCCTATTACGAAATGTAATCTGAGATTCGATGTACCAAATACATCCTTAAGTGTCCTACATGTCAGAATTAGATTAATAgattattataaattttcaaaaagttattataatttttttaatttttaaatgagttGCTGTTGATATGACAAAATGATATCACAtcaacaattaaatatatatatgtattgtcAAGCCGACATAATAATTATTGATTCAATTGATATTAATAGCCACATCAGTACTGTAATTgtcaataataaattttattaattaaagaatttaattaatgCAATTTCAAATTTGAGAGTCCAATTAAGTGTGTTTTATATTAAGGGCTTTAACTCTTAAAGCTTATATTTAATATTACTTACTCGATTAAGTTaaattcaatgttttttttttagattctttttttcattatttttggactttcattttcattttttgaatttttaaaaattcttaaaattaatgtttctttctaacatttttattgaaaattttgaaagctTTTACAATTTGGGATTCTTTAgaactttttatatttatttattaattaattttgttattttttaaaatgtatttattttatatagttttaaatttttactaaTGTTATTTACTGATGAGATACACAAATATAATCCATGATGATTATAAACGATAAACTTTTATATATAACTGGATAACAAGCTATGGTATATATACACAATCTATCAAACTAATTACAACCACCTTAACTACTAATTGTTAACTACTAACTGTTATAACGGTTTTATTCCTTAGCATGCCTACATCTTCTTAATCTCTACTGTTTGTTCAATTTTTGCCACCACTTTAAGACACGGTCTAAACTTTGTAAACAAAGGAGATGACAAAGGTTTGGTAAAGACATCTGCTACTTGTTCCTGTGCTGGAACATGCCCCACACTTAACTTTCCAGCAGCAACTTTCTCTCTAACAAAGAATAGATCCAACTCGatatgtttaaactttgaatgtAAAACTAGATTAGTTGATACAACAGCTGCTTCAGAATTATCATATCATACGGCAACCTTTCTAGAATAAGAGACATGCAACTCAGACAAGAGATTCAAGCCAAACCACCTCAGTAACAATATGAACTAGTCCTCTATATTCAGCTTTTACAGTTGACCTAGAGACAATTTGTTGTTTCTTGGACCCCCCAGGCTATAGGATTACCCCCAAGGAACACACAAAACCCTACAGTAGACCTCCTATCATCCACATCAATTCCCTAGTTTGCATCCAAATATCCAACTAAATCTAGGTTGACAGCTGTAGTAAGGTGAAGACCATAATCTACAGTGCTTTGAAGATACCAGAGAATGCGTTTTACTACTTTAAAGTGTTGGTCGAGAGGCTTATGCATGAATTAACAGGCTCTATTTATAGCAAAGGTAATATCAGGTCTGGTGATGACCACATATTGTAGAGCCCCTACAATGCTCCTATATTCAGACTCATTCTCAATTGCATTGCCAAGATGTTGAGATAAATTTGTTGAAGTAGCTATGGGTGTAAGAGATCCTTTTGCCTGATCTATTCGAGCCCTTCTCAAAAGATCAAGGAATATTTGCGCTGACTCAAGAATAAACTATCAGTGGTGGAAAGGACATATTTGCGCTAACTAGGCTGAAAACACTTTGGGTTTAAAAATGCCACTTTTGGATCTGGTTTACATGGGATGAGAGTTGACAAGAGGATCGGGCAATTCCTCAATGACCAGATTACTGCTAGAAGCCAATCGGGAGTTTGTTGAAGAGACTTAAACAGGACGAGATAAGGGTGAAGGAGGAGTAGAATGAGCAGACCTACTACAACTATCTGTACTTCCTGGCGAGATGTTAATAGCTGGCCTTAACTGCAGATCAGTGGACTCTACAAGAACAAGACTTGGAAGAGCAAACCCTAACATGGCTGCCAAATCCAGCTGAGTTGAAGAAGCAAGCATAGATGGAGCACCAAAGCCAGACTGTTGCAAAGAAGATACCATAACTGGAACTTGAAACTGTTGATGCTGGAACTAAGACTGAATCCTAGAAGAGGCAAAACCACTACCTTAGCAAAAGGAAAGCAGTCTTCATCAAACACTACATGCCTAGAAACAAACAACTTACTAGTATCATCAAGGCATTTGTACCCTTTGTGAACAGGACTATAGCCAAGGAACACACAAGGCTTGGAATGATACTCTAACTTATGAGTATTAAAGGGTCTGAGATAGGGATAGCACCTACAGCAAAAAACTCTTAAGTGCATGTAGTTAGGCAGAGTTTTATGCAACATTTCATAAGGAGATCGTCCATAGAATAGGTGTGGGAAGCCTGTTAATGAGATAGATAGCGTTGATGAATGCATGTGCCCAAAGATGCATAGGCACACTAGCTTGAGCCAACAATATCATACCAGTATCAACTATATGTCTGTGCTTCCTCtctaccaagccattttgctcaTAAGTATGAGGGcaagaaagtcgatgatgaatccCCAGCTGGgagaaaacttttgaaaaagagCGAAATTCTCCACCCCAATCAGTTTGAAAAACCTTTATTTGACACCCAAATTGAACCGCAATAAACTTCTGTAGATGAAGAAATTTTTCAAAGGCCCCAGAATTTCGTTTTATGAGATACATCCAAGTGCACCTAAAGTATACATCAACAAAGAAGACATAGTAAAAATGGCCTTCAGATGCCACAGAGGCAGGCCCCCATAGATTAGAAACAATTAGTTCAAAAGGAACTGAATACACAGTAGTAGAGAGAGAGAAATAAAGTTTATGAAACTTTCTAAGTTGACATACTGAACAGACTGAGCTAAACTTACAATTGTTGAAAACAATATTACACTTTTGAAGAATTGTATTGACAGTTTTATTACAAGCGTGACCAAGTTGTTTGTGCCACAAGTCAAAAATAGAACTACGAAAAGTGGGAGACCCTAGATGAGTAGCATGAGTAGTGGCTGGAGAAGAAGAAACAGTCCTGAAGCTTTAAGTATATGAGAGATCAAACTGGTACAGACCATCATGAATTCGGCCCACCAACAAGATGCTCCCTGTCTTGATATCCTTCACAAAGTAATGGAaatgataaaattcaaaataaacttgATTATCTTTTGCAAATTGTGCAACAGACATTAAGTTTTTACAAATTCAAGGAACATACAAAACATTTTTCAAATGAAAAACTTTACTTTCACTTGTAAAGAAGCTTGAGCCAACATGAGCCAGTGGTACTGACACTCCATTCCCCATGAAAAGCTTGTTGTTACCTGTAGACTGTGATGCCTCTTGCAAATTGTCCAGATCATTGGTAACATGATTGGATGCACCTGAGTTTGGATACTATACTTTTGCATTCGAGGGGCTTGTGGGAAACTGCCTTTTTAATGGAGACTACATTAGTTTGCAAGCTAGAACTTTGCGCATTGCCTCTTTGAGAACAACAATGGGAACCGCCATATGTCAAATAGGAAGGATCTTGGAATTGATGACAATGTACCCGCATGGACTGATTAGAAACCCCTTCAAAATACTCATCAAATCGATAATAATGCCTCTATTCAATATGACCAATTCGTCCACATAGTTGATATTGAGGTTTATTATGTACAAATTTTCTTCCTCGAACTCTGCCTCGAGATGTCCTACCATTACCCTTGTAGGGTGGTTTAGAGCCTCTATCAAAATGCGTTGTACTGTTATCATTGTTACCACGTTGCTGAGCAACATTAGCCTGTAAAGGCATACTAGAAACAAGATCTTGTTGTCGAGCTTCATAATCAGTAAGCATTTCAGCAAGAAGATTAAGAGGAACACACATTGCAGAGGCCACAATTCGAATTGATTCATACTCCACTGACAGACCGACAAGAATGATGCTAATTTGTTCTTGCTCAGAAATAACATTGACTGCAGCCATTATAGTGTCACACAGGCTTTTAATCTTGGCCAAGTATTCTTTAATGGTTAACTGCCCTTTTTTTTCTGAGAATATAAGGAATGTCTCAAAGTAGAGACTGTCAGAGTGAACTTAGAAGCAAAACGTTTCACAACAGTACTCCACACATCAAAACTGGATCACGCACCAGTGAGATGgaccaaaatatcatcacaaATGATGGATAACAGCCAGTAAGCTAACAGCATGTCTTGTTACTTATGAGACAAGAAATTAGGATTAGCAACAAGATTACCATCTCTATTAACAACAGACTGTAGAGGAACACTAACAGTTCCAAGAACAAAGTCATGCAACCCATACCCTTCAAGAATTAGCATAACCTGTTGTTtccataaaagaaaattatgCTCACTGAGTTTCACAGTGTCATGCTTAGGAAATTACTGAATCTTTCTCAAAGAACCAATACCAGGATCAGGAGAATAACCACTAGCTGGAGTAGTTGTGTTGAATGACTGATGATTCTCGTCATCATTGCCAAAGACAACTTCTGTTGCCATGagaaaaaccaaagaaaatactaaaaaaattttgACTAAGGCTCAGATA from Gossypium hirsutum isolate 1008001.06 chromosome A04, Gossypium_hirsutum_v2.1, whole genome shotgun sequence includes:
- the LOC107945175 gene encoding gamma-glutamyl peptidase 5; translation: MGGGKRFAVLLCAEDSEYVKKRYGGYYGVFVEMLAEEGETWDVFRVANGEFPDDEQVDRFDGFVITGSCNDAHGNDAWICRLVSLLKKLDSLNRKVLGICFGHQVLSRALGGKTGRAITGWDIGVTTIHFSSSSSKLFSSLKIPTTLSIIECHRDEVRELPPKAEVIAWSEKTGVEMFRYGNHIMGIQGHPEYTKDILVHLIDRLSQRDFIVDSYADDLKANMGKMEPDKDAWKKLCTSFLKGRL
- the LOC107940835 gene encoding L-type lectin-domain containing receptor kinase IX.1-like — protein: MAMVVVAIVGGISTLLLVLGRKFCYRELRFATSNFADEGLLGVGVFGKVYLGFLSNINCSIAVKRITTNSHQGVKEYESEVTTITRLRHRNLVQLIGWCHDNNEFLIVYEFLPNKSLDYHLHREPCLLTRDTRYKIAMGVASALFYLQEEFDQCMLHRDIKVVDHGQGSQTTEVMLGTDGYIAPECLDTYKAIKESDVYSFGIVALEIASGKKAIALIERNGQRFKTKLVEWVWELYGKESLFDSADPRLSGNYDMEQMERLLLVGLACAHPNYFDRPSIMQAVDILSFKAALPMLPPEMPVPA